One Sus scrofa isolate TJ Tabasco breed Duroc chromosome 1, Sscrofa11.1, whole genome shotgun sequence DNA segment encodes these proteins:
- the FAM206A gene encoding protein Simiate yields the protein MATEPETPVAVADPAVPSLVDRYFTRWYKADVKGKPCEDHCILQHSNRICVITLAGSHPVLQSGKTIESISYQISTNCSRLQNKVSGKFKRGAQFLTELAPLCKIYCSDGEEYTISSCVRGRLMEVNEDILHKPSILQEKPSTEGYIAVVLPKFEESKSVTEGLLTQQQYEEVLASRANATSATA from the exons ATGGCTACCGAGCCCGAGACCCCTGTGGCGGTCGCAGACCCTGCGGTGCCCTCGCTTGTGGATCGTTATTTCACTCGCTGGTACAAAGCGG atgtCAAAGGAAAACCCTGTGAGGACCATTGTATACTACAGCACTCTAACCG aatATGTGTCATCACTTTGGCAGGATCCCATCCAGTTCTTCAAAGTGGAAAAACAATTGAAAGTATTTCCTATCAAATCAGTACCAACTGTAGCAGACTTCAGAACAAAGTCTCTGGGAAATTTAAGCGG GGGGCACAGTTTCTAACAGAACTTGCACCTCTGTGTAAGATTTACTGCTCAGATGGAGAAGAATACACAATATCTAG ctGTGTCAGAGGACGGTTGATGGAAGTGAATGAAGACATTCTCCATAAGCCATCTATTCTTCAAGAGAAG CCGTCCACCGAAGGCTACATTGCAGTTGTGTTGCCCAAATTTGAAGAAAGTAAAAGCGTAACAGAAGGGCTACTGACGCAACAACAATATGAAGAAGTCTTGGCCAGTCGCGCCAATGCCACATCAGCTACAGCGTGA